AACTGGCTTCCGGGGCTGGCGCCCGTTGAAATGCGCTATGCCCGCCCGGAACAGCTGGAAGTACTGAGCATCAGCCAGCCGCTGCGCACCCTGCGTGATATTGCCTGGCTGCTGGCCCACGATGAGCGGGCGCTTTCTTACCTCAGCCAGCTCACACGCCTGTTCTGGCAGACCACGCCACAGCAACCAGACGATGCATTGCTGGTGGTGATGCTGACGTCGCGAATTAACGGCAGCGCGGCCTGCTTTAGCGATGCCGTAGCGGCGTGGCAGGGAGATGCGGGGTTGCCGGATGCGATGCGCAACGGTGAACGTGCGCTTAACGCCTGGAGCCACAACCACCCTCGTGAAAAAGCGATTATTCAGGCCGTGCAGCTGTTGACCCGCGCCCCGGACAGATTTAGCGCCGCCCAGCTACAACCATTGTACGAGCAAGGTTTTAGCGAGCATCAGGTGCTGAAATTATTGATTGGCGCCGGGCTGGCGGGGTGGATAAATCGCCTGAAAATTGCCCTCGGAAATACCGCTCAAGCGCTGAATCCATAAGCCTTCACGGCAATCAGCGCTTGCCGCAAGGTACGGTTTCGCGTAAAACTGTCAGCCGCTCTTTTGGCCACGAAAACGAAACGATATGCTTCAGGATAACCCGCTGCTCGCGCAGCTAAAACAGCAACTGCATTCCCAGACTCCACGCGCTGAAGGTGTGGTGAAAGGCACGGAAAAAGGGTTCGGCTTCCTCGAAGTCGACGCGAATAAAAGTTACTTTATTCCGCCGCCGCAGATGAAAAAAGTGATGCACGGCGACCGTATCAGCGCCGTCATTCACACCGATAAAGACCGTGAGTCCGCCGAGCCGGAAACGCTTATCGAACCTTTCCTGACGCGTTTTGTTGGCCGCGTTCAGAAAAAAGACGACCGCCTGTCGATTGTGCCGGATCACCCGCTGCTGAGAGACGCGATTCAGTGCCGCGCGGCGCGTGGCGTGACCCATGACTTCCAGAACGGTGACTGGGCGGTGGCTGAAATGCGCCGTCATCCCCTGAAGGGCGACCGCGGTTTTTACGCTGAATTAACTCAATTCATCACCTTCGGCGACGATCATCTCGCGCCGTGGTGGGTGACACTGTCACGTCACAATCTTGAACGTGAAGCGCCGGACGGCGTGGCCACCGAGATGCTCGACGATGGGCTGGTGCGTGAAGACTTAACGGCGCTGGATTTTGTTACCATTGACAGCGCCAGCACCGAAGACATGGACGATGCGCTGTACGTTGAAGAACTTGCCGACGGCAAACTGCAGCTTACCGTAGCTATCGCCGATCCGACGGCGTGGATCGCTGAAGGCAGCAAGCTCGACGGCATCGCCAAAGTTCGTGCCTTTACCAACTATCTGCCTGGCTTCAACATTCCAATGCTGCCGCGCGAGCTGTCCGACGACCTCTGCTCCCTGCGCGCCAACGTTGTCCGCCCTGTCCTCGCCTGCCGTATGACCATTGAGCAGGACGGCGCAATCGCCAGCGACATTCATTTCTTTGCCGCGAATATCGAGTCTAAAGCCAAGCTGGTTTATGACGAAGTGTCTGACTGGCTGGAAGAGAAAGGTGGCTGGCAGCCACAGAGCGAAGCCATTGCCAGCCAAATTCGGCTGCTGCATCGCGTGTGCCTGGCCCGGAGCGAATGGCGCCAGACCCATGCGCTGGTCTTTAAAGATCGCCCGGACTACCGCTTTATTTTGGGCGAGAAAGGCGAAGTGCTGGATATCGTAGCCGAGCCGCGTCGGATCGCAAACCGCATCGTGGAAGAGTCGATGATTGCGGCTAACGTTTGTGCGGCCATCGTGCTGCGCGAGAAGCTCGGCTTCGGGATTTATAACGTTCATACCGGCTTTGATCCCGCCAATACCGAACAGCTGGCAGCCATGCTGCAAACCCACGGCATCGCGGTGGACGCACAGGAAGTGCTGACGCTGGAGGGCTTCTGCAAGCTGCGCCGCGAACTGGATGCTCAGCCAACCGGTTTCCTCGACAGCCGCATCCGTCGTTACCAGTCCTTTGCCGAGATCGGCACCGAACCAGGTCCGCACTTCGGTCTTGGCCTGGAAGCCTATGCCACCTGGACTTCCCCGATCCGTAAATTCGGCGATATGGTTAACCACCGTTTGCTGAAAGCTATCATTAAAGGCGAAACTGCGGCTCGTCCGGCGGAAGAAACCACCGTCCAGATGGCAGAACGCCGCCGCCTGAATCGAATGGCCGAACGTGATGTGGGCGACTGGCTGTATGCCCGCTTCCTGAGCCCGAAAGCAGGCACCGATACTCGCTTTGCAGCAGAAATTATCGATGTCAGCCGCGGCGGGATGCGCGTTCGCCTGGTTGAAAACGGGGCCGTGGCGTTTATCCCGGCACCATTCATCCACGCGGTGCGTGATGAACTGGTTTGCAGCCAGGAGAACGGCACCGTGCAGATCAAGGGTGAGCCGGTTTATAAAGTAACCGACGTTATCGATGTGACTATCGCGGAAGTCCGCATGGAAACGCGCAGCGTTATCGCTCGTCCTGCGGCCTGAACCTGATTTTATCCCTCTTAAGCCGGGCGCTCTGCCCGGCTTTTTTATTTCAGCCCTCTCAATGTGCCGATATATTGCACATCCTCTGCAAAAACAAGATCTTTTCCTCTTTCCCGGGGCTTTAACATCGGCCGTCTGTTGCTACTATAAATAATAGATTTAGGTGATATTTTTCCCCTGAGGCTCAGGAGCAAGAATGAAAGACGATTTGGAGCAGAACCTGCTTTATCGTTATCTGGGTACGACCAGCCCCTACTGGCGTTTACCGGCGGACAGCAACGCCCTTCAACTGGCAGCCAGTGAAGATTCAGACACCGGCCAGGTTGTGGCGCTGGACGCAAAACAGGCCGACGAAATTCGCCAAATGACGGTGATCACCTCCAGCCTGACCATGACGCTGTCGCTGTTCGGCATAGACGTTCCGGTACATATGGTGGGCCGAAAAGTGTCTAAACGCGAATGGGCAGGCACCGCTTCGGCCTGGCATGATACCCATTCGGTGGCGCGGGACCTGGTGCAGGGCCTCTCGTTTGCCGAACAGGTTGTTTCTGAAGCCAATTCGGTGATAGTCATTCTTGATAAACAGGGAAATATTCAGCGCTTCAACCGGCTAAGTGAAGAATACACCGGGATGAAAGAGCATGAAGTCATCGGCCAGAACGTCTTCAGGCTGTTTATGAGCCGCAGCGAAGCCGCCGCCTCAAAGCGCAATATCAGCGGATTTTTCCGCAACGGTAGCTCCTACGAGGTTGAGCGTTGGGTCAAAACTCGTAAAGGCCAGCGGCTATTTTTGTTCCGCAACAAGTTTGTGCACAGCGGCAGCGGTAAAAACGAAATCTACCTGATTTGCTCCGGCACCGACATTACCGAAGAGCGCCGCGCGCAGGAGCGCCTGCGGGTGCTGGCCAATACCGATACCATCACCGGCTTGCCTAACCGCAACGCTATTTACGATCTGATCGCCGATGCTATCGCCAAACGTGGCGACACACAGGTTGGCATCGTTTATCTGGATCTCGATAACTTTAAAAAAGTGAACGATGCCTACGGTCATATGTTCGGCGATCAGCTGCTGCAGGCCGTATCACTGGCGATTTTAAGCTGCCTTGAGGAAGGCCAGGTGTTGGCGCGTCTCGGAGGCGATGAATTCATCGTGCTGGCGACAAACACCTCTCAGGGCTCGCTGGAAGCGATGTCTTCCCGCATTTTGACCCGCCTGAAGCAGCCCTTCAGAATTGGCCTTATTGAGGTCTACAGCGGCTGTTCTCTAGGCATATCCCTTGCGCCCCAGCACGGGGATGAGCGAGAGAATCTGATTCGCAATGCCGACACGGCAATGTACACCGCCAAAGAGAGCGGCCGCGGGAAGTTTTGCGTGTTCTCGCCCGAGATGAACCAGCGGGTGTTTGAATATCTCTGGCTGGATACCAATTTACGTAAAGCGCTGGATAACGATCAATTGGTGATTCATTACCAGCCAAAGATGACCTGGCGCGGTGAAGTCCGTAGCCTGGAGGCACTGGTGCGCTGGCAGTCACCGGAGCGTGGCCTTATTCCTCCCCAGGGGTTTATTTCTTACGCGGAAGAGTCCGGCCTGATTGTGCCTCTTGGGCGCTGGGTAATGGTTAGCGTTGTTCAGCAGGTAGCAAAATGGCGGGACAAAGGTATTAATTTGCGTGTGGCGGTCAACGTTTCTGCCCGTCAGCTTGCTGACCAGACTATTTTTAGCGATCTCAGGCAGGCGCTGAAAGATTTGAATTTTGAATACTGCCCGATTGACGTTGATCTGACCGAAAGTTGTC
This Klebsiella michiganensis DNA region includes the following protein-coding sequences:
- a CDS encoding exoribonuclease II (Involved in mRNA degradation. Hydrolyzes single-stranded polyribonucleotides processively in the 3' to 5' direction), whose protein sequence is MLQDNPLLAQLKQQLHSQTPRAEGVVKGTEKGFGFLEVDANKSYFIPPPQMKKVMHGDRISAVIHTDKDRESAEPETLIEPFLTRFVGRVQKKDDRLSIVPDHPLLRDAIQCRAARGVTHDFQNGDWAVAEMRRHPLKGDRGFYAELTQFITFGDDHLAPWWVTLSRHNLEREAPDGVATEMLDDGLVREDLTALDFVTIDSASTEDMDDALYVEELADGKLQLTVAIADPTAWIAEGSKLDGIAKVRAFTNYLPGFNIPMLPRELSDDLCSLRANVVRPVLACRMTIEQDGAIASDIHFFAANIESKAKLVYDEVSDWLEEKGGWQPQSEAIASQIRLLHRVCLARSEWRQTHALVFKDRPDYRFILGEKGEVLDIVAEPRRIANRIVEESMIAANVCAAIVLREKLGFGIYNVHTGFDPANTEQLAAMLQTHGIAVDAQEVLTLEGFCKLRRELDAQPTGFLDSRIRRYQSFAEIGTEPGPHFGLGLEAYATWTSPIRKFGDMVNHRLLKAIIKGETAARPAEETTVQMAERRRLNRMAERDVGDWLYARFLSPKAGTDTRFAAEIIDVSRGGMRVRLVENGAVAFIPAPFIHAVRDELVCSQENGTVQIKGEPVYKVTDVIDVTIAEVRMETRSVIARPAA
- a CDS encoding RNase II stability modulator (c-di-GMP phosphodiesterase; probably degrades signalling molecule c-di-GMP) produces the protein MKDDLEQNLLYRYLGTTSPYWRLPADSNALQLAASEDSDTGQVVALDAKQADEIRQMTVITSSLTMTLSLFGIDVPVHMVGRKVSKREWAGTASAWHDTHSVARDLVQGLSFAEQVVSEANSVIVILDKQGNIQRFNRLSEEYTGMKEHEVIGQNVFRLFMSRSEAAASKRNISGFFRNGSSYEVERWVKTRKGQRLFLFRNKFVHSGSGKNEIYLICSGTDITEERRAQERLRVLANTDTITGLPNRNAIYDLIADAIAKRGDTQVGIVYLDLDNFKKVNDAYGHMFGDQLLQAVSLAILSCLEEGQVLARLGGDEFIVLATNTSQGSLEAMSSRILTRLKQPFRIGLIEVYSGCSLGISLAPQHGDERENLIRNADTAMYTAKESGRGKFCVFSPEMNQRVFEYLWLDTNLRKALDNDQLVIHYQPKMTWRGEVRSLEALVRWQSPERGLIPPQGFISYAEESGLIVPLGRWVMVSVVQQVAKWRDKGINLRVAVNVSARQLADQTIFSDLRQALKDLNFEYCPIDVDLTESCLIENEDLALSVIKQFSQLGAQVHLDDFGTGYSSLSQLARFPIDAIKLDQSFVRDVHKHSVSQSLVRAIVAVAQALNLQVIAEGVENQKEDAFLTKNGVNERQGFLFAKPMPAAVFERWFKRYQARTKR